The Coregonus clupeaformis isolate EN_2021a chromosome 6, ASM2061545v1, whole genome shotgun sequence genome has a segment encoding these proteins:
- the LOC121567655 gene encoding rab5 GDP/GTP exchange factor-like, with amino-acid sequence MSHRSERRGIHVDQSELLCTKGCGFYGNAAWQGLCSKCWREEYQQTRHKQIQEDHALAERLQREEEAAYANNHQGAPQPAIAPFSKFEERKTKEKSRKVNTVTKFFTPSAKTPPKKDSVHGEALSTPSPSVSRKPLETDRTTQEFIDFLKTLKPGREIFKQCRAFTESMAYKRDLGADELSECVQDFYQNLSDRLHTHFKGSSERVESVMDEVERYMMTRLYEEVFCPETTDDEKKDLAVQKRIRALHWVTIEMLCVPVDEEIPEVSDNVVKAITDVIEMDSKRVPRDKLTCITRCSKHIFNAINTTKKEAASADDFLPTLIYIVLKANPPRLQSNIQYITRFCNPSRLMSGEDGYYFTNLCCAVAFIEKLDGQSLNLSTEEFELYMSGQASPQRPQAAPSPPGSAAFSQMNERLDLLTGLGVRQERVMEGARRLESDLIDWRDGVEHKVQDVLERFPLEMHPPASPTASSAIDADNMENDHLPPPLQPQLFAG; translated from the exons ATGAGCCACCGGTCGGAACGTCGTGGGATCCATGTGGACCAGTCAGAGCTGCTGTGTACGAAGGGGTGTGGTTTCTATGGCAACGCGGCCTGGCAGGGCCTCTGCTCCAAGTGCTGGCGGGAGGAGTACCAACAAACCAGACACAAACAGATCCAGGAGGACCATGCACTGGCAGAGAG gttacagagggaggaggaggcagcgTACGCTAACAACCACCAGGGGGCACCCCAGCCTGCCATCGCACCCTTCAGCAAGTTTGAAGAAAGGAAAACCAAGGAGAAGTCACGTAAAGTCAACACAGTGACTAAGTTTTTCACTCCCTCAGCAAAGACACCGCCCAAGAAAG ACTCCGTCCATGGCGAGGCCCTGTCGACCCCCAGCCCCTCAGTGAGCCGCAAGCCCTTAGAGACAGACCGCACCACACAAGAGTTCATCGACTTCCTCAAGACCCTGAAACCTGGCAGGGAGATCTTCAAACAGTGCCGAGCCTTCACAGAGAGCATGGCGTACAAGAGG GACCTGGGTGCTGATGAGCTGTCTGAGTGTGTTCAAGACTTCTACCAGAACTTGTCAGACCGCCTGCACACACACTTCAAAG GGTCGTCGGAGCGCGTAGAGAGTGTGATGGACGAGGTAGAGCGGTACATGATGACACGTCTCTATGAGGAGGTCTTCTGTCCTGAGACCACAGACGATGAGAAGAAAGACCTGGCCGTTCAGAAGAGAATCAG GGCCTTGCATTGGGTCACCATTGAGATGCTGTGTGTCCCTGTGGATGAGGAGATTCCTGAGGTGTCTGATAACGTGGTCAAAGCCATCACAG ATGTGATCGAGATGGACTCAAAGCGTGTGCCCAGGGACAAGCTGACCTGCATCACACGCTGCAGTAAGCACATCTTCAATGCCATCAATACCACCAAGAAGGAGGCGGCATCTGCTGATGACTTCCTGCCCACCCTCATCTACATCGTCCTGAAGGCCAACCCTCCGCGACTGCAGTCCAACATCCAGTACATCACCCGCTTCTGTAACCCCAGCCGCCTTATGAGCGGAGAAGACGGATACTACTTTACCAACCTG TGCTGTGCGGTGGCCTTCATAGAGAAGCTGGATGGCCAGTCTCTGAACCTGAGCACTGAGGAGTTTGAGCTCTACATGTCAGGCCAGGCGTCCCCCCAGCGGCCCCAGGCTGCCCCCTCCCCCCCAGGCAGTGCTGCTTTCAGCCAGATGAACGAGCGTCTGGACCTGCTGACGGGGCTGGGCGTGAGGCAGGAACGTGTCATGGAGGGGGCTCGCCGCCTGGAGAGTGACCTCATCGACTGGAGGGACGGGGTGGAGCACAAAGTGCAGGATGTGTTGGAGAGGTTCCCCCTGGAAATGCACCCCCCCGCCTCCCCCACCGCCTCTTCTGCCATAGACGCTGACAATATGGAGAACGACCAcctgcctcctcctctccagcCCCAGTTGTTCGCTGGCTGA
- the LOC121567662 gene encoding caspase a-like isoform X2 codes for MAADDLFNARKIFIDSVTKTVIKQLLDNLLEDKVLNDEETDSVTEENSARAEQARCLIDMVRKKGVKASEKMIARVQERDPGLHDKCGLAPRQLAQMTPSSPQLSQQEEHPVSSVLIPSTKDFKEDILQRKRHEVYVPMDKSGRKRLALLINNVEFDVKNMLRLGAVKDEENMERLLSDLGYDVVKHRNLSGQEMDEAVKAFSKREEHLLSDSVFVVMMSHGELGGIMGVHYKEGDPKPDVFPINNIFIHLNTENCKALINKPKVILIQACRGGKNGSVWVSDAVPGPSPDLGLESDSTRREHIEKDFISLLSCTPDTVSYRNQKMGSLFVQHIMETFNTYAHNDQIEELFRKVMGRFEDFPRQMPTKDRATLTKHFYLFPGL; via the exons ATGGCAG CAGACGACCTCTTCAATGCTCGGAAGATATTCATAGACAGTGTGACGAAGACAGTGATCAAGCAGCTTCTGGACAACCTTTTGGAGGACAAGGTGCTGAACGATGAAGAGACAGATTCAGTGACGGAGGAGAACAGCGCTAGGGCAGAGCAGGCACGATGCCTCATCGATATGGTGCGGAAGAAAGGGGTCAAAGCCAGTGAGAAGATGATTGCCCGAGTTCAGGAGAGAGATCCTGGACTTCATGACAAATGTGGTCTGGCCCCCAGGCAGCTTGCCCAGATGA CACCATCATCGCCCCAGTTATCACAACAGGAGGAGCACCCAGTGTCCTCTGTCCTCATCCCCAGCACCAAGGACTTTAAGGAGGACATTCTTCAGAGGAAGCGTCATGAG GTTTACGTTCCAATGGATAAGTCTGGTCGGAAGCGCCTGGCCCTGCTCATAAACAACGTGGAGTTTGATGTTAAGAACATGCTGAGACTAGGGGCAGTGAAGGATGAGGAGAACATGGAGAGGCTTCTCAGTGATCTGGGATATGATGTGGTGAAACACAGAAATCTGTCTGGACAG GAGATGGACGAGGCTGTGAAAGCGTTCTCTAAACGTGAAGAGCATTTATTGTCGGACAGCGTCTTCGTGGTGATGATGTCTCACGGGGAGCTGGGAGGCATCATGGGTGTCCACTACAAGGAAGGGGACCCTAAACCTGATGTCTTCCCCATCAACAACATCTTCATACACCTGAACACAGAGAACTGCAAAGCACTGATTAACAAACCCAAAGTCATCCTCATTCAGGCCTGCAGGGGAG GCAAGAACGGTTCTGTTTGGGTCAGTGACGCGGTGCCTGGGCCCAGCCCTGACCTGGGGTTAGAGAGTGACTCAACCAGGAGGGAGCACATAGAGAAGGACTTCATCTCCCTTCTGTCCTGCACACCAG ATACTGTGTCCTACAGAAATCAAAAGATGGGCAGCTTGTTTGTCCAGCACATCATGGAGACATTCAACACCTATGCCCATAATGATCAAATAGAAGAATTGTTCAGGAAG GTCATGGGTCGCTTTGAAGATTTCCCGAGACAGATGCCGACCAAAGACAGAGCCACTCTAACAAAGCACTTCTACCTCTTCCCAGGCCTCTGA
- the LOC121567662 gene encoding caspase a-like isoform X4 — protein sequence MADDLFNARKIFIDSVTKTVIKQLLDNLLEDKVLNDEETDSVTEENSARAEQARCLIDMVRKKGVKASEKMIARVQERDPGLHDKCGLAPRQLAQMTPSSPQLSQQEEHPVSSVLIPSTKDFKEDILQRKRHEVYVPMDKSGRKRLALLINNVEFDVKNMLRLGAVKDEENMERLLSDLGYDVVKHRNLSGQEMDEAVKAFSKREEHLLSDSVFVVMMSHGELGGIMGVHYKEGDPKPDVFPINNIFIHLNTENCKALINKPKVILIQACRGGKNGSVWVSDAVPGPSPDLGLESDSTRREHIEKDFISLLSCTPDTVSYRNQKMGSLFVQHIMETFNTYAHNDQIEELFRKVMGRFEDFPRQMPTKDRATLTKHFYLFPGL from the exons ATGGCAG ACGACCTCTTCAATGCTCGGAAGATATTCATAGACAGTGTGACGAAGACAGTGATCAAGCAGCTTCTGGACAACCTTTTGGAGGACAAGGTGCTGAACGATGAAGAGACAGATTCAGTGACGGAGGAGAACAGCGCTAGGGCAGAGCAGGCACGATGCCTCATCGATATGGTGCGGAAGAAAGGGGTCAAAGCCAGTGAGAAGATGATTGCCCGAGTTCAGGAGAGAGATCCTGGACTTCATGACAAATGTGGTCTGGCCCCCAGGCAGCTTGCCCAGATGA CACCATCATCGCCCCAGTTATCACAACAGGAGGAGCACCCAGTGTCCTCTGTCCTCATCCCCAGCACCAAGGACTTTAAGGAGGACATTCTTCAGAGGAAGCGTCATGAG GTTTACGTTCCAATGGATAAGTCTGGTCGGAAGCGCCTGGCCCTGCTCATAAACAACGTGGAGTTTGATGTTAAGAACATGCTGAGACTAGGGGCAGTGAAGGATGAGGAGAACATGGAGAGGCTTCTCAGTGATCTGGGATATGATGTGGTGAAACACAGAAATCTGTCTGGACAG GAGATGGACGAGGCTGTGAAAGCGTTCTCTAAACGTGAAGAGCATTTATTGTCGGACAGCGTCTTCGTGGTGATGATGTCTCACGGGGAGCTGGGAGGCATCATGGGTGTCCACTACAAGGAAGGGGACCCTAAACCTGATGTCTTCCCCATCAACAACATCTTCATACACCTGAACACAGAGAACTGCAAAGCACTGATTAACAAACCCAAAGTCATCCTCATTCAGGCCTGCAGGGGAG GCAAGAACGGTTCTGTTTGGGTCAGTGACGCGGTGCCTGGGCCCAGCCCTGACCTGGGGTTAGAGAGTGACTCAACCAGGAGGGAGCACATAGAGAAGGACTTCATCTCCCTTCTGTCCTGCACACCAG ATACTGTGTCCTACAGAAATCAAAAGATGGGCAGCTTGTTTGTCCAGCACATCATGGAGACATTCAACACCTATGCCCATAATGATCAAATAGAAGAATTGTTCAGGAAG GTCATGGGTCGCTTTGAAGATTTCCCGAGACAGATGCCGACCAAAGACAGAGCCACTCTAACAAAGCACTTCTACCTCTTCCCAGGCCTCTGA
- the LOC121567662 gene encoding caspase a-like isoform X1 has translation MLTTDDLFNARKIFIDSVTKTVIKQLLDNLLEDKVLNDEETDSVTEENSARAEQARCLIDMVRKKGVKASEKMIARVQERDPGLHDKCGLAPRQLAQMTPSSPQLSQQEEHPVSSVLIPSTKDFKEDILQRKRHEVYVPMDKSGRKRLALLINNVEFDVKNMLRLGAVKDEENMERLLSDLGYDVVKHRNLSGQEMDEAVKAFSKREEHLLSDSVFVVMMSHGELGGIMGVHYKEGDPKPDVFPINNIFIHLNTENCKALINKPKVILIQACRGGKNGSVWVSDAVPGPSPDLGLESDSTRREHIEKDFISLLSCTPDTVSYRNQKMGSLFVQHIMETFNTYAHNDQIEELFRKVMGRFEDFPRQMPTKDRATLTKHFYLFPGL, from the exons CAGACGACCTCTTCAATGCTCGGAAGATATTCATAGACAGTGTGACGAAGACAGTGATCAAGCAGCTTCTGGACAACCTTTTGGAGGACAAGGTGCTGAACGATGAAGAGACAGATTCAGTGACGGAGGAGAACAGCGCTAGGGCAGAGCAGGCACGATGCCTCATCGATATGGTGCGGAAGAAAGGGGTCAAAGCCAGTGAGAAGATGATTGCCCGAGTTCAGGAGAGAGATCCTGGACTTCATGACAAATGTGGTCTGGCCCCCAGGCAGCTTGCCCAGATGA CACCATCATCGCCCCAGTTATCACAACAGGAGGAGCACCCAGTGTCCTCTGTCCTCATCCCCAGCACCAAGGACTTTAAGGAGGACATTCTTCAGAGGAAGCGTCATGAG GTTTACGTTCCAATGGATAAGTCTGGTCGGAAGCGCCTGGCCCTGCTCATAAACAACGTGGAGTTTGATGTTAAGAACATGCTGAGACTAGGGGCAGTGAAGGATGAGGAGAACATGGAGAGGCTTCTCAGTGATCTGGGATATGATGTGGTGAAACACAGAAATCTGTCTGGACAG GAGATGGACGAGGCTGTGAAAGCGTTCTCTAAACGTGAAGAGCATTTATTGTCGGACAGCGTCTTCGTGGTGATGATGTCTCACGGGGAGCTGGGAGGCATCATGGGTGTCCACTACAAGGAAGGGGACCCTAAACCTGATGTCTTCCCCATCAACAACATCTTCATACACCTGAACACAGAGAACTGCAAAGCACTGATTAACAAACCCAAAGTCATCCTCATTCAGGCCTGCAGGGGAG GCAAGAACGGTTCTGTTTGGGTCAGTGACGCGGTGCCTGGGCCCAGCCCTGACCTGGGGTTAGAGAGTGACTCAACCAGGAGGGAGCACATAGAGAAGGACTTCATCTCCCTTCTGTCCTGCACACCAG ATACTGTGTCCTACAGAAATCAAAAGATGGGCAGCTTGTTTGTCCAGCACATCATGGAGACATTCAACACCTATGCCCATAATGATCAAATAGAAGAATTGTTCAGGAAG GTCATGGGTCGCTTTGAAGATTTCCCGAGACAGATGCCGACCAAAGACAGAGCCACTCTAACAAAGCACTTCTACCTCTTCCCAGGCCTCTGA
- the LOC121567662 gene encoding caspase a-like isoform X3, which translates to MLTNDLFNARKIFIDSVTKTVIKQLLDNLLEDKVLNDEETDSVTEENSARAEQARCLIDMVRKKGVKASEKMIARVQERDPGLHDKCGLAPRQLAQMTPSSPQLSQQEEHPVSSVLIPSTKDFKEDILQRKRHEVYVPMDKSGRKRLALLINNVEFDVKNMLRLGAVKDEENMERLLSDLGYDVVKHRNLSGQEMDEAVKAFSKREEHLLSDSVFVVMMSHGELGGIMGVHYKEGDPKPDVFPINNIFIHLNTENCKALINKPKVILIQACRGGKNGSVWVSDAVPGPSPDLGLESDSTRREHIEKDFISLLSCTPDTVSYRNQKMGSLFVQHIMETFNTYAHNDQIEELFRKVMGRFEDFPRQMPTKDRATLTKHFYLFPGL; encoded by the exons ACGACCTCTTCAATGCTCGGAAGATATTCATAGACAGTGTGACGAAGACAGTGATCAAGCAGCTTCTGGACAACCTTTTGGAGGACAAGGTGCTGAACGATGAAGAGACAGATTCAGTGACGGAGGAGAACAGCGCTAGGGCAGAGCAGGCACGATGCCTCATCGATATGGTGCGGAAGAAAGGGGTCAAAGCCAGTGAGAAGATGATTGCCCGAGTTCAGGAGAGAGATCCTGGACTTCATGACAAATGTGGTCTGGCCCCCAGGCAGCTTGCCCAGATGA CACCATCATCGCCCCAGTTATCACAACAGGAGGAGCACCCAGTGTCCTCTGTCCTCATCCCCAGCACCAAGGACTTTAAGGAGGACATTCTTCAGAGGAAGCGTCATGAG GTTTACGTTCCAATGGATAAGTCTGGTCGGAAGCGCCTGGCCCTGCTCATAAACAACGTGGAGTTTGATGTTAAGAACATGCTGAGACTAGGGGCAGTGAAGGATGAGGAGAACATGGAGAGGCTTCTCAGTGATCTGGGATATGATGTGGTGAAACACAGAAATCTGTCTGGACAG GAGATGGACGAGGCTGTGAAAGCGTTCTCTAAACGTGAAGAGCATTTATTGTCGGACAGCGTCTTCGTGGTGATGATGTCTCACGGGGAGCTGGGAGGCATCATGGGTGTCCACTACAAGGAAGGGGACCCTAAACCTGATGTCTTCCCCATCAACAACATCTTCATACACCTGAACACAGAGAACTGCAAAGCACTGATTAACAAACCCAAAGTCATCCTCATTCAGGCCTGCAGGGGAG GCAAGAACGGTTCTGTTTGGGTCAGTGACGCGGTGCCTGGGCCCAGCCCTGACCTGGGGTTAGAGAGTGACTCAACCAGGAGGGAGCACATAGAGAAGGACTTCATCTCCCTTCTGTCCTGCACACCAG ATACTGTGTCCTACAGAAATCAAAAGATGGGCAGCTTGTTTGTCCAGCACATCATGGAGACATTCAACACCTATGCCCATAATGATCAAATAGAAGAATTGTTCAGGAAG GTCATGGGTCGCTTTGAAGATTTCCCGAGACAGATGCCGACCAAAGACAGAGCCACTCTAACAAAGCACTTCTACCTCTTCCCAGGCCTCTGA
- the LOC121567663 gene encoding rab5 GDP/GTP exchange factor isoform X2, whose protein sequence is MSHRSERRGIHVDQSELLCTKGCGFYGNAAWRGLCSKCWREEYQQTRHKQIQEDHALAERLQREEEAAYANNHQGAPQPAIAPFSKFEERKTKEKSRKVNTVTKFFTPSAKTPPKKGYCPAER, encoded by the exons ATGAGCCACCGGTCGGAACGTCGTGGGATCCATGTGGACCAGTCAGAGCTGCTGTGTACGAAGGGGTGTGGTTTCTATGGCAACGCGGCCTGGCGGGGCCTCTGCTCCAAGTGCTGGCGGGAGGAGTACCAACAAACCAGACACAAACAGATCCAGGAGGACCATGCACTGGCAGAGAG gttacagagggaggaggaggcagcgTACGCTAACAACCACCAGGGGGCACCCCAGCCTGCCATCGCACCCTTCAGCAAGTTTGAAGAAAGGAAAACCAAGGAGAAGTCACGTAAAGTCAACACAGTGACTAAGTTTTTCACTCCCTCAGCAAAGACACCGCCCAAGAAAG gttattgtcctgctgaaaggtga
- the LOC121567663 gene encoding rab5 GDP/GTP exchange factor isoform X1: MSHRSERRGIHVDQSELLCTKGCGFYGNAAWRGLCSKCWREEYQQTRHKQIQEDHALAERLQREEEAAYANNHQGAPQPAIAPFSKFEERKTKEKSRKVNTVTKFFTPSAKTPPKKVAVEEVTWGIQLEFPRFSTSP, encoded by the exons ATGAGCCACCGGTCGGAACGTCGTGGGATCCATGTGGACCAGTCAGAGCTGCTGTGTACGAAGGGGTGTGGTTTCTATGGCAACGCGGCCTGGCGGGGCCTCTGCTCCAAGTGCTGGCGGGAGGAGTACCAACAAACCAGACACAAACAGATCCAGGAGGACCATGCACTGGCAGAGAG gttacagagggaggaggaggcagcgTACGCTAACAACCACCAGGGGGCACCCCAGCCTGCCATCGCACCCTTCAGCAAGTTTGAAGAAAGGAAAACCAAGGAGAAGTCACGTAAAGTCAACACAGTGACTAAGTTTTTCACTCCCTCAGCAAAGACACCGCCCAAGAAAG TCGCTGTGGAGGAGGTCACATGGGGCATCCAGCTAGAGTTCCCTagattttcaacctctccctga
- the LOC121567657 gene encoding caspase a — MADDLFNARKIFIDSVSKTVIKQLLDDLLEDKVLNDEETDSVTEENSARAEQARCLIDMVRKKGDKASEKMIARVQERDPGLHDKCALAPRQLAQMTPSSPQLSQQEEHPVSSVLSTKDFKEDILQRKGHEVYVPMDKSGRKRLALLINNVEFDDENMLRRGAVKDEENMERLLSDLGYDVVKHRNLSGQEMDEAVKAFSKREEHSLSDSVFVVMMSHGELGVIMGVHYKEGDPKPDVFPINNIFIHLNTENCKALINKPKVILIQACRGGKDGSVWVSDAVPGPSPVLGLESDLIRREHKEKDFISLLSCTPDTVSYRDPKMGSLFVQHIMETFNTYAHKDHIEELFRKVMGRFEDFPRQMPTKDRATLTKHFYLFPGL; from the exons ATGGCAG ACGACCTCTTCAATGCTCGGAAGATATTCATAGACAGTGTGTCGAAGACAGTGATCAAGCAGCTTCTGGACGACCTTTTGGAGGACAAGGTGCTGAACGATGAAGAGACAGATTCAGTGACGGAGGAGAACAGCGCTAGGGCAGAGCAGGCACGATGCCTCATCGATATGGTGCGGAAGAAAGGGGACAAAGCCAGTGAGAAGATGATTGCCCGAGTTCAGGAGAGAGATCCTGGACTTCATGACAAATGTGCTCTGGCCCCCAGGCAGCTTGCCCAGATGA CACCATCATCGCCCCAGTTATCACAACAGGAGGAGCACCCAGTGTCCTCTGTCCTCAGCACCAAGGACTTTAAGGAGGACATTCTTCAGAGGAAGGGTCATGAG GTTTACGTTCCAATGGATAAGTCTGGTCGGAAGCGCCTGGCCCTGCTCATAAACAACGTGGAGTTTGATGATGAGAACATGCTGAGACGAGGGGCAGTGAAGGATGAGGAGAACATGGAGAGGCTTCTCAGTGATCTGGGATATGATGTGGTGAAACACAGAAATCTGTCTGGACAG GAGATGGACGAGGCTGTGAAAGCGTTCTCTAAACGTGAAGAGCATTCATTGTCGGACAGCGTCTTCGTGGTGATGATGTCTCACGGGGAGCTGGGAGTCATCATGGGTGTCCACTACAAGGAAGGGGACCCTAAACCTGATGTCTTCCCCATCAACAACATCTTCATACACCTGAACACAGAGAACTGCAAAGCACTGATTAACAAACCCAAAGTCATCCTCATTCAGGCCTGCAGGGGAG GCAAGGACGGTTCTGTTTGGGTCAGTGACGCGGTGCCTGGGCCCAGCCCTGTCCTGGGGTTAGAGAGTGACTTAATCAGGAGGGAGCACAAAGAGAAGGACTTCATCTCCCTTCTGTCCTGCACACCAG ATACTGTGTCCTACAGAGATCCAAAGATGGGCAGCTTGTTTGTCCAGCACATCATGGAGACATTCAACACCTATGCCCATAAGGATCATATAGAAGAATTGTTCAGGAAG GTCATGGGTCGCTTTGAAGATTTCCCGAGACAGATGCCGACCAAAGACAGAGCCACTCTAACAAAGCACTTCTACCTCTTCCCAGGCCTCTGA